From the genome of Tistrella bauzanensis, one region includes:
- a CDS encoding PepSY-associated TM helix domain-containing protein: MRGLWVRVHRWAGLSTALFLVLAGLTGSAITFQHELDAWLNPALFQVPGRGPVLTPDDIVTRVTAIDPDIAVTALPLVPRAGEAVLVTVLPRPGTLSPGYDQVFVDPVTGDILGRRDQMTAIMPFLYTFHYSLTAGPVGKWLLGVVALIWALDAVVALWLTLPRGRRPFTRGFGAGWAPAWKIKPGLSLRGTGSHRRVLDLHRAPGLWLWAVFLVLAISSVSLNLEAQVMRPLLSLVADLSPSAREVGAPRYRANPPPPGLSFEQAAARGEAHAAASGLPAQAVDAYHYAAFGVYIISLDEPEPHGPWAIDTGHPHLYLDDSTGAVLLASIPGQGTVGDVFLQLQFPLHSGRIGGLAGRILIAVAGVALALVSITGVVIWWHKRRARRQIATRSAGAPPAAAPGRATP; encoded by the coding sequence ATGCGCGGTCTCTGGGTCAGGGTTCATCGCTGGGCGGGGCTGTCGACCGCGCTGTTCCTGGTGCTGGCCGGGCTGACCGGCAGCGCCATCACCTTCCAGCATGAACTCGATGCCTGGCTGAACCCGGCGCTGTTCCAGGTGCCGGGGCGCGGACCGGTGCTGACGCCCGATGACATCGTGACCCGGGTCACGGCGATCGATCCCGACATCGCCGTCACCGCCCTGCCGCTGGTACCCAGGGCGGGCGAGGCGGTGCTGGTCACGGTCCTGCCCCGGCCGGGAACCCTGTCACCGGGTTATGATCAGGTCTTCGTCGATCCGGTGACCGGCGACATTCTGGGTCGGCGCGACCAGATGACTGCGATCATGCCCTTTCTCTACACCTTCCATTATTCGCTGACCGCCGGGCCGGTCGGCAAATGGCTGCTGGGGGTGGTGGCGCTGATCTGGGCGCTGGATGCGGTCGTGGCGCTGTGGCTGACCCTGCCGCGCGGCCGCCGCCCCTTCACCCGTGGCTTCGGCGCCGGTTGGGCGCCGGCCTGGAAGATCAAGCCCGGCCTGTCATTGCGGGGCACCGGCAGCCATCGCCGGGTGCTCGATCTGCACCGCGCGCCGGGCCTGTGGCTGTGGGCTGTGTTTCTGGTGCTGGCGATCAGCAGCGTGTCGCTGAACCTGGAAGCCCAGGTGATGCGGCCGCTGTTGTCTCTGGTGGCGGATCTGTCCCCCAGCGCGCGCGAGGTCGGCGCGCCCCGCTATCGTGCCAACCCGCCCCCGCCCGGCCTCAGTTTCGAACAGGCCGCGGCCCGTGGCGAGGCTCATGCCGCCGCCAGCGGCCTGCCGGCGCAGGCGGTCGACGCCTATCATTACGCGGCGTTCGGGGTCTATATCATCAGCCTCGACGAGCCGGAACCGCATGGCCCCTGGGCCATCGACACCGGCCATCCGCATCTCTATCTCGACGATTCAACCGGTGCGGTGCTGCTGGCCAGCATCCCCGGCCAGGGCACGGTGGGCGATGTGTTCCTTCAGCTTCAGTTCCCGCTGCATTCCGGCCGCATCGGCGGGCTTGCCGGCCGTATTCTGATCGCGGTCGCGGGTGTGGCGCTCGCCCTGGTCTCGATCACCGGGGTGGTGATCTGGTGGCACAAGCGCCGCGCCCGCCGCCAGATCGCCACCCGGTCGGCCGGAGCACCGCCCGCTGCGGCACCTGGTCGAGCCACCCCTTGA